From Calditrichota bacterium, one genomic window encodes:
- the rny gene encoding ribonuclease Y — MFENITSTDLIMIIVTFVAGLLIGVIFYHINLIRTKTSVKSLKEKSAREAEKIKKEKLYNFKVEMQQRRTRFQNELRQKEDKINKQEAQIATREKQIRKEDNQLHIAQSRLESKEKKINELEEILFEKHKKMDTVIEEQNNKLERLSHVSQEEAKKILLKNLDSKVKIEAAQIANDIRTEAKERAQKEAKEIIATAIENLSYEFTMESTLSNVELPNERFKGMIIGREGKNIRAFEDATGVKVIVDDTPETVVLSGFDPVAREVARVAMQNLIKTKNININNIHHAVKKAKNEVNRSISKAAEETLRELRLNNVHPMMKENLGRLRYRYSYGQNQLQHSKEVAFLAGKLASELGFSVKLARRAGLFHDIGKAISSHTEGSHVTLGVDLAKKCREHEVVINSILAHHEEAEPISPISVLVTAADKISGSRPGARRDSLEAYTKRISQLEEIGNSFDGVNKTYAISAGREVRVIVEPAKLTDEECMVLSSDIAAKIKDTMEYPGQIKITVIRKSVSSKMTDDVEV; from the coding sequence ATGTTTGAAAATATAACCTCAACAGACCTGATAATGATTATTGTCACTTTTGTTGCTGGTCTATTGATTGGTGTAATTTTTTATCACATCAATTTAATACGCACAAAAACCAGTGTTAAGTCATTAAAAGAAAAGTCTGCACGGGAAGCTGAAAAAATTAAAAAAGAAAAGTTATATAATTTTAAAGTAGAAATGCAGCAAAGAAGGACCCGCTTTCAAAACGAATTACGACAGAAAGAAGACAAGATAAATAAACAGGAAGCACAGATCGCCACTAGGGAAAAGCAAATAAGAAAAGAAGATAACCAGCTGCACATCGCTCAAAGCAGGTTAGAATCCAAAGAGAAAAAAATAAACGAGCTTGAAGAAATTCTCTTCGAAAAACACAAAAAGATGGATACGGTAATTGAGGAGCAAAACAACAAGCTTGAGAGATTATCACATGTTTCACAGGAAGAAGCAAAAAAGATTCTTTTAAAAAACCTTGATTCTAAAGTAAAAATTGAAGCTGCACAAATTGCAAACGACATCCGAACGGAAGCAAAAGAACGGGCTCAAAAAGAAGCCAAAGAAATAATTGCCACGGCCATTGAAAACCTTTCTTACGAATTTACAATGGAATCCACTTTATCCAATGTTGAACTTCCAAACGAACGTTTTAAAGGCATGATTATCGGTCGTGAGGGAAAGAATATCCGCGCTTTTGAAGATGCAACAGGTGTAAAAGTTATTGTTGATGATACACCCGAAACAGTTGTTCTATCGGGTTTTGATCCAGTTGCCAGGGAAGTTGCCCGTGTTGCTATGCAAAATTTAATCAAGACAAAAAATATCAATATTAACAATATTCATCATGCTGTAAAAAAAGCAAAAAATGAAGTTAACCGTTCAATCTCAAAAGCTGCGGAAGAAACATTAAGAGAATTGCGTTTAAACAATGTGCATCCAATGATGAAAGAAAATCTTGGACGTTTGCGTTACAGGTACAGTTATGGCCAAAATCAGTTACAGCATTCTAAAGAAGTAGCATTCCTGGCAGGGAAGCTGGCTTCTGAGCTGGGTTTTAGTGTTAAACTGGCACGGCGTGCGGGACTGTTTCATGATATTGGTAAGGCGATTAGTAGCCATACGGAAGGAAGCCATGTTACACTTGGTGTAGATTTGGCAAAAAAATGCAGGGAACATGAGGTTGTTATAAACTCGATTTTGGCCCACCATGAAGAAGCGGAACCCATTTCGCCAATATCGGTTTTGGTGACGGCAGCAGATAAAATTAGCGGCAGCAGGCCAGGCGCCCGCAGGGATTCCCTGGAGGCTTATACTAAACGGATCAGCCAGCTGGAAGAAATAGGAAACTCATTTGATGGAGTTAATAAAACGTATGCAATTTCGGCCGGGCGTGAAGTACGGGTAATTGTAGAGCCGGCTAAACTTACTGATGAAGAATGCATGGTTCTGTCCTCAGATATTGCAGCCAAAATAAAAGATACAATGGAGTATCCGGGGCAAATTAAAATCACAGTCATAAGAAAATCTGTTTCTTCAAAAATGACTGATGATGTAGAAGTATAG
- a CDS encoding response regulator, which produces MSKILIIDDYDESIALIKTYFLGTDHTFISANNGREGLSLAKEGSPDLVLCDVIMPGMDGFEVCQNLLGSSKTKDLPIIMITGLEDNRSRSKCFELGVEYISKPFNIFDIKMRVEKLLELKNYKAQLKSAEKLIFQLALIAERKDAYAKGTNEKLAGFGTHFAKHLGLEDNEIKNIGKGALLHAVGKIEISENILSKPGPLSSEEFENIKSYPEAGEKICQSIDSLKNVLPIIRHHKEQFDGMGYPDQLSGDEIPLNAQIISIADSFNALTTNRPYREALSVTESFSAMDSELDKGKINPYLYKEFKQVFKNESIENISMDFGDITN; this is translated from the coding sequence GTGTCTAAGATTTTAATAATTGATGATTACGACGAAAGCATTGCGTTAATTAAAACTTACTTCCTTGGAACTGACCATACTTTTATCAGCGCTAATAATGGAAGAGAAGGTTTAAGCTTAGCAAAAGAAGGATCTCCTGATTTAGTGCTTTGTGATGTTATTATGCCAGGCATGGATGGATTTGAAGTTTGCCAGAATTTACTTGGTTCTTCCAAGACAAAAGATCTTCCAATAATAATGATTACCGGACTGGAAGATAACCGATCGCGGTCTAAATGTTTTGAGTTGGGTGTTGAATACATTTCCAAACCATTTAATATTTTTGATATAAAAATGCGCGTTGAAAAATTGTTGGAGTTGAAAAATTATAAAGCCCAGTTAAAAAGTGCTGAAAAATTAATATTTCAATTGGCGTTGATTGCCGAAAGAAAAGACGCGTATGCAAAAGGAACAAATGAGAAACTTGCAGGATTTGGGACCCATTTTGCCAAGCATCTTGGGTTAGAAGATAATGAGATAAAAAATATTGGCAAAGGTGCATTGTTACACGCTGTTGGTAAAATTGAGATATCAGAAAATATTCTCTCTAAGCCAGGCCCACTTTCTTCAGAAGAATTTGAAAATATAAAATCGTATCCGGAAGCCGGAGAGAAAATTTGTCAATCCATAGACTCGTTAAAAAATGTTTTGCCAATTATCCGTCATCATAAAGAGCAGTTCGATGGAATGGGTTATCCGGATCAGCTATCAGGTGATGAAATTCCACTAAATGCACAAATCATTTCAATTGCAGATAGCTTTAATGCCCTTACTACAAATCGCCCTTACCGAGAAGCATTATCTGTTACTGAATCGTTTTCAGCTATGGATTCAGAGTTGGACAAAGGTAAAATTAATCCTTATTTATATAAGGAATTTAAGCAGGTTTTTAAGAATGAAAGTATAGAAAATATATCAATGGATTTTGGCGATATTACAAATTAG
- a CDS encoding methionyl-tRNA formyltransferase, producing the protein MKIVFMGTPDFAVESLKALIKSSHEVCAVVTIPDKKQGRGLKIKSSPVKQFAEKYHISVLQPESFKDSDFIEQLRNYSTDCFVVVAFKILPKEIFTIPKLGTVNVHGSLLPAYRGAAPINWAIMNGDLESGVTTMLIDSKVDTGDMLLQDKTIISENMTAGELHDILAEKGAALLVQSLDKLAAGVINPIAQDNTKATKAPKINNLTALIDLEKPARDVHNQIRGLSPYPGAYSFVNDKKIKLLQSEVIISPKKESAGKIIEVTDKSFSIACENNAIKILQVQLEGKRKMTSRDFLNGYKLTVGDCFKIIKP; encoded by the coding sequence ATGAAGATTGTTTTTATGGGGACTCCCGATTTTGCTGTGGAGTCCCTTAAAGCTTTAATAAAATCCAGCCATGAGGTTTGTGCTGTTGTAACTATTCCGGATAAAAAACAAGGCCGCGGTCTAAAGATTAAATCATCACCTGTAAAACAATTTGCAGAGAAATACCATATTTCAGTTCTGCAACCGGAAAGTTTTAAAGATAGTGATTTCATCGAGCAACTTAGAAACTACTCTACAGATTGTTTTGTAGTTGTTGCATTTAAAATTCTACCAAAAGAAATATTTACAATCCCAAAATTAGGGACAGTGAATGTTCACGGTTCTCTGTTGCCGGCTTACCGTGGAGCAGCACCAATCAATTGGGCCATTATGAATGGTGACCTGGAATCCGGCGTTACAACCATGTTAATAGATTCCAAAGTTGATACCGGCGATATGCTTTTGCAAGACAAAACGATAATATCAGAGAATATGACAGCAGGAGAATTGCACGATATTTTAGCCGAAAAAGGTGCCGCTTTGCTTGTACAATCCCTGGATAAATTGGCTGCAGGAGTTATTAATCCCATTGCCCAGGATAACACGAAAGCTACAAAAGCCCCAAAAATAAATAACCTCACCGCTTTAATTGATTTGGAAAAACCGGCCCGAGATGTTCACAATCAAATTCGTGGATTAAGCCCTTATCCCGGTGCGTATTCTTTTGTAAATGATAAAAAGATTAAACTTTTACAAAGTGAAGTAATTATCTCTCCCAAAAAGGAGTCAGCCGGAAAAATTATTGAAGTTACAGATAAAAGTTTTTCCATTGCATGTGAAAACAATGCGATTAAAATCCTTCAAGTCCAGCTTGAAGGAAAAAGAAAAATGACCTCCCGTGATTTTTTAAATGGTTATAAATTGACCGTTGGTGATTGTTTTAAAATTATTAAACCTTAA
- the yajC gene encoding preprotein translocase subunit YajC, whose translation MLQMFLLFFQDAGEGAGGLMSFLPFILIMVIIYFLMMRPQLKKQKEKQKMVEELKKGDNVITRGGIHGKVVGFTDENKTAIVKVDDNVKLNLDKGAIELVLPVGGKTGAGDVKK comes from the coding sequence ATGTTACAAATGTTTTTATTGTTTTTTCAAGATGCAGGTGAGGGCGCCGGCGGTTTAATGTCCTTTTTACCATTTATTTTAATCATGGTCATCATTTATTTTTTAATGATGCGCCCACAATTAAAAAAACAAAAAGAAAAGCAAAAAATGGTTGAGGAATTAAAAAAAGGTGACAATGTTATTACCCGTGGTGGAATTCATGGAAAAGTTGTTGGCTTTACTGATGAAAATAAAACTGCCATCGTCAAAGTTGATGACAATGTAAAGCTAAACCTTGATAAAGGTGCAATTGAACTTGTTCTCCCAGTTGGTGGAAAAACCGGGGCAGGAGACGTTAAAAAATAA
- the tgt gene encoding tRNA guanosine(34) transglycosylase Tgt has product MKFSLKHTDQKSKARAGLIETDHGMIETPIFMPVGTQASVKTQSPKDLNDLQAQIILGNTYHLYMRPGQEIISSFGGIHKFMNWDKPVLTDSGGFQVYSLKELRKIDQNGVRFQSHLDGSYHTFTPQSVLETQQHIGSDIMMVLDECPPHDATFEYVEKSNKLTLKWAQIQRDLYEKGGSIHGYDQWLFAIVQGGTFDQLREISATELVKMDFPGYAIGGLAVGESKDKMYHTTDFCTDFLPNEKPRYLMGVGTPQDLLECVERGVDMFDCVMPTRNARNGTVFTWDGRVVIKAGRYKTSQEPLDKNCDCYTCKNFSRAYIRHLLNTSEVLGIWLTTHHNLHFYLQLMREARNQILVNKFSDWKKDILKSME; this is encoded by the coding sequence TTGAAGTTTTCGTTAAAACATACAGACCAAAAATCAAAGGCCAGAGCAGGGCTTATTGAAACAGATCATGGGATGATTGAAACCCCGATTTTTATGCCCGTTGGGACACAGGCTTCTGTAAAAACACAATCACCTAAAGACCTGAACGATTTGCAGGCCCAAATAATCCTTGGGAACACATATCACCTTTATATGCGACCCGGACAGGAGATAATTTCTTCCTTTGGCGGGATTCACAAGTTCATGAACTGGGATAAACCGGTTCTTACCGATAGTGGCGGTTTTCAGGTTTATAGCCTAAAAGAATTACGCAAAATAGATCAAAATGGAGTTCGTTTTCAATCTCATTTAGACGGGTCTTATCATACGTTTACACCTCAAAGTGTATTAGAAACACAACAGCATATTGGTTCGGATATAATGATGGTTTTGGATGAATGTCCTCCTCATGACGCAACATTCGAATATGTCGAGAAGTCAAATAAATTAACTTTGAAATGGGCACAGATTCAGCGTGATTTGTATGAAAAAGGTGGTTCAATCCATGGTTATGATCAATGGCTATTTGCGATTGTTCAGGGTGGTACATTTGATCAACTTCGTGAAATAAGTGCCACGGAACTTGTAAAAATGGATTTTCCTGGTTATGCAATTGGCGGGTTGGCTGTGGGTGAATCTAAAGATAAAATGTACCATACAACAGATTTTTGCACAGATTTTCTACCAAATGAGAAACCGCGTTATTTGATGGGTGTTGGAACACCGCAGGATTTACTGGAGTGTGTTGAACGTGGTGTTGACATGTTTGATTGTGTGATGCCAACACGAAATGCCCGCAATGGAACTGTTTTTACCTGGGATGGGAGGGTTGTAATAAAAGCAGGGCGTTATAAAACATCTCAGGAGCCATTAGACAAAAACTGCGATTGTTATACATGCAAAAATTTTAGCCGGGCATATATTCGCCATTTGTTAAACACAAGTGAAGTTCTTGGAATTTGGTTAACAACGCATCATAATTTACATTTCTATCTTCAACTTATGCGGGAGGCGCGGAATCAAATTTTAGTGAACAAATTTTCAGATTGGAAAAAAGACATTCTAAAAAGCATGGAATAA
- a CDS encoding ROK family transcriptional regulator produces the protein MLRKVGYGTKLVRDYNELNILRFIKLYGPLSRAQLSKKYKISKATVSEIITKLMEVNFVKEIGMGKSTKIGGRKPILLEFNPKAGFAIGIEIKRDHARVALTDLNAHIYKQNTIEYPENVSLTDVLVLLFPLISDYLKETWVKSAKPMGIGVSIPGLIDYKKGCILESDSLKEWEGVLIKKIFEKEFGIETFIENDVKAITFGESRFGNGRNYNNMIYLWVGDGIGAGIVINGELYRGVSASAGEVGFYELGYYIQNEAEFKWLYNGHKTFGDILSEKVLIEGACKGIRENFETGMKENELSIETIMDKALEDDPLALELIKEYAGIVGILCINLINTLNPEILLIGGDHLAYNTRLMEYIRERVKKDELHTPILAVKIQNAGLKDVSGVLGSVGLVLDDIFYSEQLNLGRYRAIFGKS, from the coding sequence ATGTTGCGAAAAGTTGGTTACGGAACAAAACTCGTCAGGGATTATAATGAGTTAAATATTTTACGGTTTATAAAATTGTATGGACCGCTTTCCAGGGCTCAATTATCAAAAAAATACAAAATTTCAAAAGCAACCGTTTCAGAAATAATTACAAAACTGATGGAAGTCAATTTCGTTAAAGAAATTGGCATGGGTAAATCAACAAAAATTGGTGGCCGTAAACCAATCCTTTTAGAATTTAATCCTAAAGCAGGATTTGCAATTGGTATTGAAATCAAACGCGATCATGCCCGAGTAGCACTTACCGATTTAAACGCACACATATATAAGCAAAATACCATTGAATACCCTGAAAATGTATCCCTGACAGATGTCTTAGTTCTACTGTTTCCATTAATAAGTGATTACTTAAAAGAGACGTGGGTAAAATCTGCAAAACCGATGGGTATCGGCGTCTCAATTCCCGGCTTAATCGATTATAAAAAAGGTTGTATTTTAGAATCGGACTCATTAAAAGAGTGGGAAGGCGTATTAATAAAAAAGATTTTTGAAAAAGAATTTGGTATCGAAACTTTTATTGAAAATGATGTTAAGGCGATTACTTTTGGAGAATCGCGGTTTGGAAATGGGCGCAACTACAATAACATGATTTACCTGTGGGTTGGTGATGGGATTGGTGCGGGTATTGTGATTAATGGTGAGTTATATCGTGGTGTCAGCGCGAGTGCCGGTGAAGTTGGCTTTTATGAATTGGGCTATTATATCCAAAATGAAGCAGAGTTTAAATGGCTTTACAACGGGCATAAAACATTTGGAGATATTCTGTCTGAAAAAGTACTTATCGAGGGTGCTTGTAAAGGAATCCGGGAAAACTTTGAAACAGGCATGAAAGAAAATGAGCTAAGTATTGAAACCATAATGGATAAAGCATTAGAAGATGATCCTTTGGCACTGGAGTTGATTAAAGAGTACGCAGGTATTGTTGGGATTTTATGCATAAACCTAATCAATACGCTTAATCCGGAAATCTTGTTGATTGGTGGAGACCATCTTGCATATAACACCAGGCTCATGGAGTATATCCGTGAACGAGTTAAGAAGGATGAGCTGCATACACCAATTCTTGCTGTAAAAATTCAAAATGCCGGACTAAAAGATGTCTCTGGTGTGCTTGGATCTGTTGGCCTTGTACTTGATGATATTTTTTATAGTGAGCAGTTAAACCTTGGTCGATACCGGGCTATTTTTGGAAAAAGCTAA
- a CDS encoding DUF4954 family protein — MKNNEIELLEKSNNYSDNWEFVFISETTDLTLIKNCEFYGPVYIDSIKKKQVKHENTILQTGIYNSCLNNSIIGKNCAIKNVHNLYNYFIEDDSLLFNISEINCSNTASFGNGCQTESGEQDSLEIGNENGGRQVLPFESILPADAFLWSRFREDALLLKKLNLITDNTFDNNDTLGRIGQNSILKNIGRIEDSKIGSYVEIIGATLLKNITVLSNKEEPTKIGDAAELINGIVGYSNKIVHGPKCINFVTGRNVKIELGARVKHTFVGSNSTIACCEVLSNLIFPFHEQHHNNSFLIASTLLGQSNIAAGATIGSNHNSRAADGEILAGRGFWPGLNSSYKHNSRFACFSLIAKGSYETELNVKLPFSLMSIDSSSGQLQIFPAFWFRYNMYALARNSWKFNKRDKRVKKEQNIEMDYLAPDSVAEILIGIEILEQAVKTETGEVPFVDESNFDKQELRNIYLNDIAPKQKVLVIKPLQAIWLYKLMLSYFAAKEILKYILKDGVKDIDSLFKESCLSQNWMNFGGQLIEENDYLKIIADIKEGDLNSWPSVHKRYNDLWEKYKYQKRDFAIQCWLQKEKKSAKNISTIDIIELLTNATNTDAQILQWTKDARIKDYSNPFRQSVYRNRKEMEAVLGKFEEDAFIKEMASQHKQFKTEINKAVLKLQNN, encoded by the coding sequence TTGAAGAATAACGAAATTGAACTACTTGAAAAAAGTAACAACTACTCAGATAATTGGGAGTTTGTATTTATTTCTGAAACTACTGATTTAACTTTGATAAAAAACTGTGAGTTTTACGGTCCTGTTTATATCGATTCCATAAAGAAAAAACAAGTAAAACATGAAAACACTATTTTACAAACCGGCATTTATAATTCTTGTTTAAACAATTCAATAATTGGAAAAAATTGTGCCATAAAAAATGTCCATAATCTATACAATTATTTTATCGAGGATGATTCCCTGCTTTTTAATATTTCTGAAATAAACTGTTCAAACACAGCTTCTTTTGGGAATGGTTGTCAGACAGAATCTGGTGAGCAAGACTCTCTTGAGATAGGAAATGAGAACGGTGGGAGGCAAGTTTTACCATTTGAAAGCATTTTGCCAGCAGATGCTTTTTTGTGGTCTCGTTTTAGGGAAGATGCTTTACTTTTAAAAAAGCTAAACCTGATTACAGATAATACTTTTGATAATAACGATACTCTTGGACGTATTGGTCAAAATAGTATTTTAAAGAATATTGGACGAATTGAAGATTCTAAAATTGGTAGTTATGTTGAAATAATTGGAGCCACACTTCTTAAGAATATTACTGTTCTTTCAAATAAAGAAGAACCTACAAAAATTGGTGATGCTGCAGAACTAATCAATGGAATTGTTGGTTATTCAAATAAAATTGTTCATGGGCCAAAATGTATAAATTTTGTAACCGGCCGAAATGTAAAAATCGAATTGGGTGCAAGGGTAAAGCATACTTTCGTAGGATCAAATTCTACAATTGCCTGTTGTGAGGTTTTGAGCAATCTCATCTTTCCTTTCCATGAACAACATCACAACAACTCCTTTTTAATCGCCTCTACCCTTCTGGGACAATCAAATATCGCTGCCGGTGCAACAATTGGTTCTAATCATAACTCCCGGGCTGCAGATGGTGAAATATTGGCCGGACGTGGTTTTTGGCCCGGACTAAATTCAAGCTATAAACATAACTCTCGGTTTGCTTGTTTTTCTTTAATTGCAAAAGGATCTTATGAAACGGAGCTCAATGTAAAACTGCCCTTTTCGTTAATGAGTATAGATTCGTCATCCGGACAGCTACAAATTTTTCCGGCTTTCTGGTTTCGCTATAATATGTATGCTTTGGCAAGAAATTCCTGGAAATTTAATAAACGTGATAAGCGTGTGAAAAAGGAACAAAATATTGAGATGGATTACCTGGCTCCGGACTCGGTTGCTGAAATATTGATTGGAATCGAAATTCTTGAACAAGCTGTAAAGACTGAAACAGGAGAAGTTCCTTTTGTTGATGAAAGCAACTTTGATAAACAGGAATTGCGAAATATTTATTTAAATGATATTGCCCCCAAACAAAAAGTACTCGTTATTAAACCGCTTCAAGCCATTTGGCTGTATAAATTGATGCTCTCGTATTTTGCAGCAAAAGAGATTTTGAAATACATCCTAAAAGATGGTGTAAAAGACATTGATTCGCTTTTTAAGGAAAGCTGCTTATCTCAAAATTGGATGAATTTTGGCGGTCAGCTTATTGAAGAAAATGATTATTTAAAAATAATCGCCGATATAAAAGAGGGTGATTTAAACTCTTGGCCATCTGTTCATAAACGCTATAACGATCTTTGGGAAAAATATAAATATCAAAAAAGGGATTTTGCAATTCAATGCTGGTTACAAAAAGAAAAGAAATCAGCAAAGAATATTTCTACTATTGATATTATTGAACTGCTAACCAATGCAACAAACACAGATGCACAAATCTTGCAATGGACAAAAGATGCCCGAATAAAAGATTATTCAAATCCGTTTCGCCAATCTGTGTACCGCAATAGAAAAGAAATGGAAGCAGTTTTGGGGAAATTTGAAGAAGACGCATTTATAAAAGAAATGGCAAGCCAGCATAAACAATTTAAAACAGAAATAAATAAAGCGGTCTTAAAACTGCAAAATAACTAA
- a CDS encoding LOG family protein has translation MTTPHKPDKAYKNNEFLNSKNARPLRIQAEYFEPFYRFRKHNIKATIVFFGSARILSKEEAVEKVDAAEKLHFKHVNDKNKAALIQAQNDLKMSQYYEDAVELSKRITEWTLDEATKKQKYFVCSGGGPGIMEAANKGAVLANGRSVGLNVSLPMEQYPNPFITKELSFEFHYFFMRKYWFVYFAKAIVIFPGGFGTLDELMEALTLIQTKKVNKKMPIIIFGKDYWTDVLNLDALVKWGTISEEDLQLFNFVDTVEEAMNILEDRLPR, from the coding sequence ATGACAACTCCACATAAACCAGATAAAGCCTATAAAAACAATGAATTTTTAAACAGCAAAAATGCTCGTCCATTACGTATTCAGGCTGAATACTTTGAACCTTTTTACCGCTTTAGAAAGCATAATATAAAAGCAACTATTGTATTTTTTGGTTCAGCAAGGATACTATCTAAAGAAGAAGCTGTTGAAAAAGTAGACGCTGCAGAGAAGCTCCACTTCAAACATGTAAATGACAAAAATAAGGCTGCTTTAATTCAGGCTCAAAATGATTTGAAAATGTCTCAATATTATGAGGATGCTGTTGAACTTTCAAAAAGAATAACTGAATGGACTTTGGATGAAGCAACAAAAAAGCAAAAGTATTTTGTATGTTCGGGTGGAGGTCCGGGAATTATGGAAGCAGCAAATAAAGGCGCTGTCCTGGCCAATGGGCGTTCAGTCGGTTTAAATGTTTCTCTTCCGATGGAGCAATACCCGAATCCCTTTATTACAAAAGAGCTAAGTTTTGAGTTTCATTATTTTTTTATGCGTAAATATTGGTTTGTTTATTTTGCCAAGGCGATTGTTATTTTTCCAGGAGGATTTGGAACACTTGATGAATTAATGGAAGCTTTGACACTTATCCAGACAAAGAAAGTTAATAAAAAAATGCCAATAATTATTTTTGGAAAAGATTACTGGACGGATGTTCTGAATCTTGATGCTTTGGTAAAATGGGGAACTATTTCTGAGGAGGATTTGCAGCTATTTAACTTTGTGGATACTGTAGAAGAAGCAATGAATATTTTAGAGGATCGCCTTCCTCGTTAA
- a CDS encoding cyclic nucleotide-binding domain-containing protein translates to MYKNSVEQLKSIPLFTFVEEEELDLIAEKLEPHTFPENTLVIKEGDPGDCLYLIKSGRVKVFANHEDLSQEIVLSYLEAGDHFGEMALISGEPRSASVVSVTEIEVWELNRAVFDGLIMNNPNITLTLTHLLTQRLKESNIARKESEEYYEQKFMPHGELEEIHVVQLLKYAEDNSLTGTIVVSNNESKAKFHYKKGQLIKLEFGEMEEDEAMDIILEWEKGSYRIEPTLVSPEVHTDKAIEPKEENVNEEKSEDTNLQIIQKYLHEKLSDFIHFAGARITQRAINRSYHNFEKYFSIINEIKIKVLPELEIDFNIKKAWSDKHTLLLAIIVRDLVAAVDRDVIGMMFWTPRSTDAKINSFLESLDFFEYYEQSNELVA, encoded by the coding sequence ATGTATAAAAACTCAGTTGAGCAACTTAAGAGTATTCCTCTTTTTACCTTTGTGGAAGAGGAAGAATTAGATTTAATTGCGGAAAAACTAGAACCACATACTTTTCCTGAAAATACCCTTGTCATAAAAGAAGGTGATCCAGGTGATTGCCTTTATTTAATAAAAAGCGGCCGTGTTAAGGTTTTTGCAAATCACGAAGATCTTAGCCAGGAAATTGTATTATCGTATTTAGAAGCCGGTGACCATTTTGGTGAAATGGCCCTGATTTCCGGCGAACCACGATCAGCCAGTGTAGTATCTGTAACCGAAATTGAAGTTTGGGAATTAAACCGCGCAGTTTTTGACGGCCTGATAATGAATAACCCAAACATCACTTTAACTTTAACTCACCTGTTAACCCAGCGTCTCAAAGAATCTAATATTGCCCGCAAAGAGTCTGAAGAATATTACGAACAAAAATTTATGCCTCATGGAGAACTGGAAGAAATTCATGTTGTCCAGTTGTTAAAATATGCTGAAGATAATTCTTTAACCGGAACAATTGTTGTTAGCAATAATGAATCGAAAGCAAAATTTCACTACAAAAAAGGGCAATTGATTAAGCTGGAATTTGGTGAGATGGAGGAAGACGAGGCGATGGATATCATTCTCGAATGGGAGAAAGGGTCCTATCGAATTGAGCCAACTTTAGTTTCTCCCGAAGTGCATACAGATAAAGCCATCGAACCAAAAGAAGAAAATGTTAATGAAGAAAAATCTGAGGATACAAATCTTCAAATAATTCAGAAATATCTGCATGAAAAACTATCTGACTTTATCCATTTTGCAGGTGCAAGAATTACCCAACGTGCTATCAACAGGTCTTATCATAATTTTGAAAAGTATTTCTCGATAATTAATGAAATTAAAATTAAGGTATTGCCTGAGCTGGAAATTGACTTTAATATTAAAAAGGCCTGGAGTGATAAACACACGCTTCTATTGGCAATTATTGTGCGGGATTTAGTTGCCGCCGTGGACAGGGATGTAATTGGAATGATGTTTTGGACACCCCGGTCGACAGATGCAAAAATTAACTCTTTTCTGGAAAGCCTCGATTTTTTTGAATATTATGAACAATCAAATGAGTTAGTGGCTTAA